A genomic window from Patescibacteria group bacterium includes:
- a CDS encoding LamG domain-containing protein, producing the protein RVSVGANAAINLQNKAEYSVSAWIKPNTDRETSTGNIFRKGSTIFRVQDQDSSGNMRLYGAVDLATTDAVASSTMTIPRSDWTHVVMTYASTTDLRKIKFYINGILSNKKVDTAGVGNPANDSASILYIGGNNGANTFDGMIDEVKIYLYELTPEQVRKDYNTNKGITLGSAANKGYERSDGLISHWKMDEASWATTSKDQATVMDSIGANNGAPHYDASTTAGHFGNGGIFGGSTGSYISISDGMDELLDGRSNWTFSGWFYPRAAGKNILGTSDGNFWIWTGYDYDIGFDPEYFGFDSDAYVAGVTDTAANFLIPNEWVYMAITRDKYEFKLYKNGSLDTTLYTTTTDANGNITGDRPLHISRYSTGASYDWDGMMDDLKLYHRTLSADEVMRQYLEGPGPVGQWDFDEGKGTKAYDKSANANTGTLTNMEQTDWVPGKIGTGLRFDGVEDYAEIGQDNSLLLDKGGTLTAWVYIKNWDSASTYTSYTNSILSKCTSASWLSCHYQLLGVLSDNSIRLSMTNGTSGLETNGPSTGNLSINKWYHIVATWNTTDKCIYTNGNQIQCIQTAIMPTPTATSVCIGCVKDWDSSRVILFDGLIDDVRIYNYALTPFQIAQEYNDGSPIAYWNFDENNASTTNDISGANNGTLTGEGWRTSGKVNSAILFDGVDDRVSVGANAAINLQNKAEYSISAWIKPNSDGETSTGNIFRKGSTIFRVQDEDSSGNMRLYGAVDLATTDAVASSTMTIPRSDWTHVIMTYASTTDLRKIKFYINGMPSNKKTDTAGVGNPTDDSASTLYIGGNNGANTFDGMIDEVKIFLYELPPERVRREYNSGYGVQFK; encoded by the coding sequence TAGAGTGAGCGTAGGGGCTAATGCGGCTATCAATCTGCAAAACAAAGCCGAGTACAGCGTCTCTGCTTGGATTAAACCGAATACCGACAGGGAAACTAGCACTGGGAATATTTTTAGAAAGGGTTCTACTATTTTTCGGGTTCAAGATCAAGATTCTTCGGGAAATATGCGGCTTTATGGCGCGGTGGATTTGGCAACGACGGATGCAGTGGCGTCGTCAACAATGACGATTCCCCGGAGCGACTGGACGCATGTTGTAATGACTTACGCTTCTACCACGGATTTAAGAAAGATTAAGTTTTACATCAACGGCATTCTTTCAAATAAAAAAGTTGACACCGCCGGAGTTGGCAATCCGGCGAACGACTCGGCTTCCATATTATATATTGGCGGTAATAATGGGGCTAACACTTTTGACGGGATGATTGACGAGGTTAAGATTTATCTTTATGAGTTGACCCCGGAGCAGGTGAGGAAGGATTATAATACTAACAAAGGCATTACCCTGGGTTCCGCGGCTAATAAGGGTTATGAAAGGTCTGATGGTTTGATTTCGCACTGGAAAATGGATGAGGCGAGTTGGGCGACTACGAGCAAGGACCAGGCGACAGTGATGGACTCGATTGGCGCCAATAATGGCGCTCCGCATTATGACGCTTCAACTACAGCCGGACATTTTGGGAATGGGGGCATTTTTGGCGGAAGTACAGGCAGTTATATTAGTATTAGCGATGGAATGGACGAGCTTTTGGATGGACGGTCTAACTGGACTTTTTCCGGTTGGTTTTACCCGCGGGCGGCCGGCAAGAATATTTTGGGTACGAGTGATGGCAATTTTTGGATTTGGACCGGATACGATTATGATATCGGCTTTGATCCCGAGTATTTTGGTTTTGATTCGGATGCTTATGTTGCAGGGGTAACAGATACGGCAGCAAATTTTTTGATTCCGAATGAGTGGGTTTATATGGCCATTACAAGAGACAAATATGAGTTTAAGCTTTATAAAAATGGGAGTTTGGATACAACATTATATACAACGACAACAGACGCGAATGGAAATATTACCGGCGATCGGCCTTTGCATATTAGCAGATATTCTACAGGCGCGTCTTATGATTGGGATGGGATGATGGATGATCTTAAATTATATCATAGGACGCTTTCTGCTGACGAGGTTATGCGCCAGTATTTGGAAGGCCCTGGTCCTGTGGGCCAGTGGGATTTTGATGAGGGGAAAGGAACCAAGGCCTATGATAAAAGCGCGAACGCTAACACCGGCACGCTTACTAATATGGAGCAGACCGACTGGGTGCCGGGGAAGATCGGGACGGGGTTGAGGTTTGATGGGGTGGAGGATTATGCGGAAATAGGGCAGGATAACTCGTTATTATTGGATAAAGGTGGTACATTAACAGCATGGGTATACATAAAAAATTGGGATAGTGCATCTACCTATACTTCTTACACCAATTCAATTCTCTCAAAATGTACATCAGCTTCATGGTTGAGTTGTCATTATCAGCTTCTTGGAGTCCTTAGTGATAATTCTATAAGACTTTCAATGACTAATGGGACATCTGGGTTAGAGACAAATGGTCCAAGCACTGGAAATCTTTCAATAAATAAATGGTATCACATCGTGGCGACATGGAATACAACTGATAAGTGTATATATACAAATGGAAATCAAATCCAATGTATACAAACTGCAATCATGCCAACACCAACAGCTACCTCTGTTTGCATAGGTTGTGTAAAAGATTGGGATTCCTCTCGGGTAATCCTGTTCGACGGCCTCATCGACGATGTCCGCATCTACAACTACGCCCTCACTCCTTTTCAAATCGCTCAAGAATATAATGATGGCAGCCCGATAGCGTATTGGAATTTTGATGAGAATAACGCGAGTACGACTAATGATATTAGCGGCGCTAATAATGGAACCTTGACCGGGGAGGGGTGGAGGACGAGTGGGAAAGTGAATAGCGCGATTCTTTTTGATGGGGTTGATGATAGAGTGAGCGTAGGGGCTAACGCGGCGATCAATTTACAAAATAAAGCCGAGTATTCCATCTCGGCCTGGATAAAGCCCAATTCTGACGGGGAAACCAGTACTGGGAATATTTTTAGAAAAGGGAGCACGATATTTAGGGTTCAAGATGAGGATTCTTCGGGAAATATGCGGCTTTATGGCGCGGTGGATTTGGCAACGACGGATGCAGTGGCGTCATCAACAATGACGATTCCCCGGAGCGACTGGACCCACGTAATAATGACTTACGCTTCTACCACGGATTTAAGAAAAATCAAGTTTTACATCAATGGCATGCCTTCAAATAAAAAAACAGACACAGCCGGAGTTGGCAACCCCACGGATGACAGCGCTTCCACCTTATACATCGGCGGCAACAATGGAGCCAATACTTTTGACGGCATGATTGATGAAGTCAAAATCTTTTTATACGAACTGCCCCCGGAGAGGGTGAGGCGGGAGTATAATTCGGGGTATGGGGTGCAGTTTAAATAA
- a CDS encoding GIY-YIG nuclease family protein, which translates to MSKKQYNFWVYIMASSTGTLYVGFTNNIIRRVYEHKNDLNDGFTKKYSCHKLVCYEHYQYVYDAISREKELKSWRREKKQELIKKTNPHWKDL; encoded by the coding sequence ATGTCCAAAAAACAATACAATTTCTGGGTCTACATAATGGCCAGTTCTACTGGGACTTTGTATGTGGGTTTTACTAATAATATCATCCGCCGGGTTTATGAGCACAAAAACGATTTAAATGACGGCTTCACCAAAAAATATTCCTGCCACAAACTAGTGTGCTATGAACATTATCAATATGTTTATGATGCCATTAGTCGAGAAAAAGAATTAAAGTCTTGGCGCCGAGAAAAAAAGCAAGAATTAATAAAAAAAACAAATCCCCATTGGAAGGATTTGTAG